In Bremerella alba, one DNA window encodes the following:
- a CDS encoding arylsulfatase has protein sequence MSSLIKVLLLLVTCVFVLAQPAFVQAEAPSQPPNIIYINTDDWGIGKVPALKMDPASERIIKTPHLDQLAADGMTFTNAYCGNAVCGPSRCSLLTGKHPGNAIWRANRMKMPADLWPPKYPQLGQVARDAGYTTAGFGKLSAGGTSTPEEITECGWDYWLGFLGHIDCRDYYAAKIWENGKQIDLSANTPEVLKGTSLRDNGNGVVGEGQGTFIEDLYTDKLIEFIKTNQDKPFFAYLASTVPHGGPPGGMRVPSLEGYDHVEGLTPHEQVYCALLTRHDRNVGRIRQALEELGLTENTIVIWTSDNGDEDSYYKRTDTFDGNGPFRMMKRSLYEGGIRAPMFAAWPGTIEAGSTSDVITTQIDLMPTLANAGGQPITKEMDGISILPTLAGESAKQSSREYIYFEFYEGAKQQSVRMGKWKAYRKGGWDGKLELYNLYADIGEQQDVASQHPELVKKMKAIMRKEHGEHPIYKL, from the coding sequence ATGAGTTCGCTGATTAAAGTATTGCTGCTGCTTGTTACGTGTGTCTTTGTGTTGGCTCAACCAGCTTTCGTGCAGGCAGAAGCGCCTTCTCAGCCGCCGAACATCATTTACATCAATACCGACGACTGGGGCATCGGCAAGGTTCCGGCATTGAAGATGGACCCTGCCAGCGAGCGAATCATCAAGACTCCCCATCTCGACCAGCTGGCCGCCGACGGCATGACCTTCACCAATGCCTATTGTGGCAACGCCGTGTGTGGGCCATCGCGTTGTTCTCTGCTGACCGGCAAGCACCCCGGCAATGCGATTTGGCGAGCCAACCGCATGAAGATGCCGGCCGATTTGTGGCCCCCCAAGTATCCTCAGCTTGGTCAGGTCGCTCGTGACGCCGGTTATACGACGGCCGGCTTTGGCAAGTTGAGCGCTGGTGGAACGAGCACGCCTGAAGAGATCACCGAGTGTGGCTGGGACTACTGGCTTGGCTTTCTGGGGCACATCGATTGTCGCGACTATTACGCCGCCAAGATTTGGGAAAACGGCAAGCAGATCGACCTGTCGGCCAACACGCCGGAAGTTCTGAAAGGGACCTCGCTCCGAGACAACGGCAATGGTGTGGTCGGCGAAGGGCAGGGGACCTTCATCGAAGATCTCTACACCGATAAGCTCATCGAATTCATCAAGACGAACCAGGATAAGCCGTTCTTCGCCTACCTCGCTTCAACGGTTCCGCACGGAGGCCCTCCTGGCGGCATGCGTGTTCCTTCTCTCGAAGGTTACGACCATGTCGAAGGCCTCACGCCTCACGAGCAGGTCTACTGCGCGCTGCTAACGCGACACGATCGAAACGTCGGACGCATTCGACAGGCACTTGAAGAACTGGGTTTGACCGAGAACACAATCGTCATTTGGACCTCAGACAACGGCGATGAAGACAGCTACTACAAGCGAACCGATACGTTCGATGGCAACGGCCCGTTTCGCATGATGAAGCGGTCGTTGTACGAAGGGGGCATCCGTGCACCTATGTTTGCCGCGTGGCCCGGCACGATCGAGGCCGGCAGCACGTCGGACGTGATCACAACGCAAATCGACCTGATGCCTACCCTGGCCAATGCCGGTGGCCAGCCGATAACTAAGGAAATGGATGGGATCTCAATTCTGCCGACCTTAGCCGGAGAGTCAGCCAAGCAGTCGTCACGAGAGTACATCTACTTCGAGTTTTATGAAGGGGCCAAACAGCAGTCGGTCCGCATGGGCAAATGGAAGGCCTACCGCAAGGGTGGCTGGGATGGCAAGTTGGAACTGTACAACCTTTATGCGGATATTGGTGAACAGCAAGACGTTGCCTCGCAGCACCCCGAGTTGGTCAAAAAGATGAAGGCCATCATGCGCAAAGAGCATGGCGAGCACCCGATCTACAAGCTCTGA